In Sesamum indicum cultivar Zhongzhi No. 13 linkage group LG8, S_indicum_v1.0, whole genome shotgun sequence, the sequence TCACACTTTGTCCACAGGCTTCCACATTCATTGGCCAACGGAGGTCATATGGGCTTTGAATGTCTAGTGACTTGTGAACTATTTGTTTGTTCTTACCTTGTTGAATGCTTCAGACATTGTTCATTACTGCTAGATGGTTGGTGAACTATTTGTTTGTTCTTGCCTTGTTGGATGCTTGAGACATTGTTCATTACTGCAAAGATGGTTGtgtattttcaaaactttCACCATGAATATGAAAAGCTTCAGCTGAATttggaatatatatttggttaaAAGGGCTTAAACAAGATGCTTTTCAACTGCATATGCCTCTATGTTTAAGGTGTCACCAACCATATATACGAACATTTCATGACATGCAATTACAGTCAGATTATGGTTttatgccttttctttttgcatcTTATCATACCTGTAGACCCCATTTACTTTGGTGTATAAGCCTGTATAAGGAAATTAGTACAGGTTAATATAGTGTTTAGTTTGTTTTATGGGGCCCAAGTATAAAACCAAAGCCCTGTACTGATTAGTGTTACACCTGAATAACTAATACTACCTTGGGAGGTGGTATAAAATTAGTCCCAAAGGTTGCACCAAATGTGAATGACCATTGTACCCTggaaataataaatgatattattattattattattttgtttattaaattttgtaaacgAGGGCTCAAAGGTAATTTTCCTACTAAAAGCATGTGGATACATCAAAGTAAACACTTGATAGAATTTATCCTGCTTTCATAATACATATAAGTAAACACCCAACTAATTATACAGGGCTTttctatcatttatttagtaatAGACAATCCTATCATTCATTTAATACGATCCTCGAAGTAAATGGGCCGTATTGTAAATCGTGTTGAGGAACTTTATGTTGGGATGCAGTCGTCTAGTTTCTGTTTGACCCTTAATATGCTGAAAAGAGAAATGAGAGACATCAATTGTTGAAGAACAACTATAGATCATtgattaatagaaaaaaaagatttcaaaCACATTAATGTGGAGATTCCAAGTGTCTGATTTCTGTTAAAAAGCAAAGTTTATGAGCCATGTAAACCATCAAGTACTGATCAACCATGTCGAGAAGCAGCAACTAGTTTTCTTGCACTTACTGATCGTTGCATATAGATGGTCACAAATGCCAAAAAGATTATGATTAAACCATATGACAACGATAAAGAACAAGTCAATGGAAAAGATACGAGGCGAATACAAAAGAAGTATAAGCTTGGAGGTGGTTGAAATCTGCTATTGCTGGCATACATTGTATTTTAGTCAGCCATACCCTTTACTTTTGTGCTGGTTTgacatttttcttaaaaatcgTTTGATGTGTAAATTTGGCTTCTAGGAACTTGACCGAGCTCGACATACAGGATAGTGTAACAGTGGACGTTGGTGGAGGTTGGCTGAGTTGCTTCCCGGAGAACTTTTCCTCACTGGAAATCCTAAACTTTTCCAGCCTCAACAGCGAGGTGAGTTTTGAGGCCCTGGAGAAACTTGTTAGTAGGTGCAGATCATTGAGGGTCCTGAAGGTCAATGAAAACATTACCTTGGACCAACTACAACGGCTGCTTGTGCATGCTCCTCTGTTAACAGAGCTTAGTACTGGCTCATTCCTGCAAGAACTTACACCTCGGCAATACGAGGACATTGAAAGTGCATTTGGGAATAGTAAAAATCTCCAAGTTCTTTCTGGTTTATGGGATGCTACTTCCTTCTATCTCCCTGTTCTTTATGGAGCTTGTTCTGGTCTGACTTTCTTGAACTTGAGTGATGCGGTCCTTCAAAGTGGTGAACTTGCAAAGCTTCTTGCTCACTGCCCTAATTTGCGACGCCTCTGGGtaagaaaacaataattaaaattataatggttTGCTATTTATGAGGTTCTGTTGTGGAAGATTTGAGTCTCGGTAAAGTTaaattctggaaaagaaagaatgtGCAAGAAAATACATTGGATCTTAGTGACTATAGAAGGGAACTCCAGAACCTTATAATCACGGACTCCATgcatattcaaatattttgagaagtCTCTGTTGCcattattaatattcataatagACAAGCGgcatctatatatttaattggttttAGGCGTTTAAATGGAGGTAATCACTGATGTTGGATTATGcagaacataaaaaaaaaggttattCTAAtgtctcttttcttttcttgtgctGCATGTCACATAATACCTGAACCTGTGAAATTTCTCGTATTGCTTTCTAGTCATTGGCTGGACGTTTTTCTAATGGCCTGTTAAAGGTCCAAAATTTTTTGCTAAGAGTATTTGAAAACTACATGGCATAATACACCCTGTAATAAAAGGGAGgaaaaaggaacaaaatgAGCAGCAACAGAAGTTCTGAGACTAACTTTCTGAGCCTGCATACCGTTTTATGTATGCACCtcctaatttaattatctacATGTTCTGATATCTaaacttattcttttttgcCTAGGTCATTGATACTGTTGAAGACAAGGGGCTCGAAGCTGTTGGGTCCAGCTGTCCCTTGCTTGAAGAACTCCGAGTTTTCCCCGTTGATCCTTATGATCTTGATCATCGCCATGGTGTGACTGAGATGGGCTTCTTGGCTGTCTCTCGTGGATGCCGTAAACTCCGCTATGTCCTCTACTTTTGCCGGAGGATGACGAATGCTGCTGTTGTAACCATTGTTCAGAACTGCCCTGATTTTACCCACTTTCGTCTTTGCATAATGAATCCGCGCCAGCCAGATTTCCTGACAAATGAACCTATGGACGAAGCCTTTGGAGCTGTGGctaaaaattgcacaaaactcCGCAGGCTTTCAGTTTCAGGACTTCTTACTGACACGACATTCGAGTACATAGGGAAGTATGCCAAAAATCTCGAGACTCTTTCCGTTGCTTTTGCTGGCAGCAGCGACAGAGGGATGCAGTGTGTTCTGGAAGGTTGCCCCAAGCTGAGAAAGCTTGAGATAAGAGACTGCCCATTTGGAAATGCAGCTCTTCTGTCTGGTCTCAAGAAATATGAAATGATGCGATCGTTATGGATGTCGGCGTGTAACTTGACAATGAAGGGTTGCAGGCTACTTGCACGGGAGATGCCGAGGTTGAATGTCGAAGTAATCAAAGACGATGGAAGTGATGAAATTCAAGCCGACAAAGTTTATGTCTATCGTTCAGTAGCAGGGCCGAGACAGGACGCCCCTTCCGTTGTTCTCACTCTTTGACACATGGAAGAAGAATAATTGTCGGTCAGTGGTTTCTGCCATCTCGTTACACCAACATGTCTTCTGATTTTAACCAGATTCCAGAAAAGCACACAATAATTTCCAGATCCATAGTTCATGATAATTGCTTTCTCTTACTTGCATGACCTGCCCAGTTTCTAACCAGAAATCATGTATTTGCTGTTTTTGCAGGATATGCTGGAATGACCACTTGGTTCTTGGTTAGAGGTCGAACCAAGTAATCGGATGTAATAATGGTTGTGAAAGCAAGCATATAATACAAGAGCTAAGTATTTTATACTACATGAAGCCTCTTGGATTTAGTTATGCAATCAAAGTCTAATTACGGAACAAAAGCTTAAACCCCAAAGGCTCGAAATTCAAATCTTGGCTTGTTCTCGTTGTTAATTCATTCGAATTAGCAGAAACGACGCTGGGAATTTCTTGCAGAGCAGCTCTTCCCCAGTTCAACGTTTCGGTTCTTTCCCACGTACCGATTGTAGTTTGATTCTGTGGAACTGTATAAAAGAATGCGAACATGTAACCTGTAAATTCTGTATTGAGTGCCCAGGTGGGGCAAGATGTGATTGCATTGTGAAGAATGAGTTGGGCATAGGGGGTTTGATTTAAGGTTGAGTAGACTATAGAGTTG encodes:
- the LOC105167936 gene encoding protein TRANSPORT INHIBITOR RESPONSE 1-like encodes the protein MNPDPKKSKVLPSNLPNSNGSSHPHSLFPDEVLEKVLSLIDSHKDRNSVSLVCKDWYNAERWTRSNLFIGNCYSVSPEIVARRFAKIKSVRLKGKPRFSDFNMLPRDWGANVHSWLVMFAKAYPFLEELRLKRMTVSDESMELLAKSFPQFRALSLSSCDGFTDDGLKAITTHCGNLTELDIQDSVTVDVGGGWLSCFPENFSSLEILNFSSLNSEVSFEALEKLVSRCRSLRVLKVNENITLDQLQRLLVHAPLLTELSTGSFLQELTPRQYEDIESAFGNSKNLQVLSGLWDATSFYLPVLYGACSGLTFLNLSDAVLQSGELAKLLAHCPNLRRLWVIDTVEDKGLEAVGSSCPLLEELRVFPVDPYDLDHRHGVTEMGFLAVSRGCRKLRYVLYFCRRMTNAAVVTIVQNCPDFTHFRLCIMNPRQPDFLTNEPMDEAFGAVAKNCTKLRRLSVSGLLTDTTFEYIGKYAKNLETLSVAFAGSSDRGMQCVLEGCPKLRKLEIRDCPFGNAALLSGLKKYEMMRSLWMSACNLTMKGCRLLAREMPRLNVEVIKDDGSDEIQADKVYVYRSVAGPRQDAPSVVLTL